A window of Cryptosporidium parvum Iowa II chromosome 1, whole genome shotgun sequence contains these coding sequences:
- a CDS encoding protein kinase domain, whose translation MIGLVKENTSNISNNIISDDIYANENSKSHSINSQFQNNEHKRTSKNNKAVRDSAFRAIANNFMSLFGYGDTVQSVNETNFSEVPVNQKPNIGRQNVSDIMGVHQIRGGETVAVGTDVEDENPNSGESQIVNSKLEASNSVALLSSGNKSNPSSKTTSKSNGGAASKLAYEKNGDNSQLQIIAHVSGRPVHAKYSYGKNKFKVAHKIVEQADTMHSGSEKEVAQIPNVPNHNSIIVPSPIIQFRQIPVQMVGKQHQIVYNTPLITKRVIPQTNKIVYQPIYTHNQVEMGSNGLAGSVGHGLVHKNLYSQEAIVGTNNLILGKELPGLYPVGVGTINALPNTNSYLGNSINNQILGFGTPLVGYRSMSHVPSNGFSNIDSNQSSGAELLDVNQETRLQSSNEAAASSMSHPRNGTVGSVGSAGSVCQPISSFGLGIPIQVKTLEEDNIKRKENVSSSKQTAQASKQVLRANNGNFQTLSLTTTTSSDTGSVTMSNHIVNAKAIQERPSNTNLDTTKTTVKENSNAQEKIKSENEHDLHKGFIPQASPVINYRSTLDYLVTPMVRYRDIASNLKVKTVPPQLSSNDACKYVTTEITGNNGIMSSSNGSNSPRNMNVMGSNEYKETVYTPVAPLLIPNYPVVPSGVGSPGVIEMANPKINSNINIIPGTVGYAGNSLSKQSQASNTQGSNPINGLVPGSSRGGRIFDGGLNSHIYRRAPVGVPQNLGYRLVRTVKNYVGPSKAPIGGNSIHKENYTREENLNYRNQNTRKGYVNKMYQYLADSSQFPPLPKEMYVGDIEFLTRPISSEPSAIKVKRFPTNSQDGETNVSQVKGSTPGKGREWDSINRGTFCTVYKVRHNECVAAVKCPQKRIHDSDPLMSRYRCYTEWKLLYRCNRHPNILNLIGGIRINEYEIWLVTEYIRTGDLFKLIHGNGSRSKAFRESVEYRYKVMYQLADSIRFLHSLSPKIVHKDLKSNNILIDENYNIRICDFGDAEELHYNTITCCTAVTWQYAPPEIVGCTDPARPNSNANEKVDVWSMGCIFLEILCKRTPLQHILDKVDESGKHSTLYNLIHSNKIEGELKIPPLPDSLYNLITMCLRPNPDLRASSKEVFDYLVNNEKKILKQLSYINQYKLSSGHSIVNNQKNDIKALSQLRAV comes from the coding sequence ATGATCGGTCTGGTAAAAGAGAACACAAgtaatatttccaataatataatttctgATGATATTTATGCGAATGAAAATTCCAAATCACATAGTATAAATTCGCAATTCCAGAATAATGAGCATAAGAGAACttctaaaaataacaaaGCAGTGAGGGATTCTGCATTTAGAGCAATAGCCAACAATTTCATGTCTTTATTTGGGTATGGAGATACTGTTCAGTCGGTTAATGAAACAAACTTCTCGGAGGTACCAGTTAACCAAAAACCAAATATCGGGAGGCAGAATGTAAGTGATATAATGGGTGTTCATCAAATTAGAGGCGGTGAAACTGTTGCAGTTGGAACTGATGTTGAAGACGAGAATCCAAATTCTGGAGAAAGCCAAATTGTTAATTCAAAACTTGAAGCAAGCAACTCAGTAGCTTTATTAAGTTCTGGAAACAAGTCGAACCCATCGAGCAAAACAACTTCAAAAAGTAATGGAGGAGCAGCTTCAAAATTAGCCTACGAAAAGAATGGTGATAACTCACAGTTACAAATTATAGCACATGTTAGTGGTAGACCAGTACATGCAAAATACTCTTATGGAAAGAATAAGTTTAAGGTAGCTCATAAAATTGTTGAGCAAGCAGATACAATGCATTCTGGTTCTGAAAAGGAAGTGGCGCAAATCCCAAATGTTCCAAATcataattcaataattgtGCCTTCTCCTATAATACAATTTAGGCAGATTCCGGTTCAAATGGTAGGTAAACAGCATCAGATTGTTTATAACACTCCACTAATTACTAAAAGGGTTATTCctcaaacaaataaaatcGTCTATCAGCCTATATATACTCATAATCAAGTTGAAATGGGTAGCAATGGACTTGCTGGATCTGTGGGGCATGGGCTAGTACACAAGAATTTGTACTCTCAGGAAGCTATTGTTGGTACAAATAACTTAATTCTAGGAAAAGAATTACCTGGACTTTATCCAGTCGGAGTGGGAACGATAAATGCATTACCAAACacaaattcttatttagGTAATTCgataaataatcaaatattagGGTTTGGAACTCCGTTAGTTGGTTATAGAAGTATGTCTCATGTTCCAAGCAATGGTTTTAGTAATATAGATTCAAATCAATCTTCTGGCGCAGAGCTTTTGGATGTGAACCAAGAAACAAGGCTTCAATCAAGTAATGAAGCTGCTGCTAGTAGTATGAGCCATCCCAGAAATGGGACTGTAGGTTCTGTAGGTTCTGCTGGAAGCGTATGCCAGCCTATTTCATCTTTTGGGCTTGGGATTCCAATACAAGTGAAAACTTTGGAAGAAGATAATATAAAGAGAAAGGAGAACGTATCTTCTAGCAAGCAAACTGCTCAGGCTTCGAAACAAGTTTTAAGAGCAAATAATGGGAATTTTCAGACTCTTTCACTTACAACAACAACGTCTAGTGATACTGGGAGTGTGACAATGAGTAATCATATCGTTAATGCTAAGGCAATACAAGAGAGGCCTTCCAATACTAATTTGGATACTACGAAAACAACGGTTAAAGAGAACAGCAATGCTCAAGAAAAGATAAAGAGTGAGAATGAACATGATTTACATAAGGGATTTATCCCTCAGGCTAGTCCAGTAATTAATTATAGAAGTACTTTGGACTATCTTGTAACTCCAATGGTAAGATATAGAGATATTGCAAGTAATCTTAAGGTTAAAACTGTTCCTCCTCAGCTTTCAAGTAATGATGCATGTAAATATGTTACAACGGAGATTACAGGGAATAATGGTATTATGAGCTCTTCAAATGGATCAAATTCTCCAAGAAATATGAACGTTATGGGTAGTAATGAATATAAGGAGACGGTATATACGCCTGTAGCTCCTTTACTTATCCCAAATTATCCTGTTGTGCCTAGTGGAGTCGGTAGCCCTGGAGTTATTGAGATGGCCAACCCCAAAATTaactcaaatattaatataataccTGGTACTGTCGGCTATGCTGGAAATTCCCTATCAAAGCAATCTCAAGCTTCTAATACTCAAGGAAGTAATCCAATAAATGGATTAGTCCCTGGAAGCTCACGGGGTGGAAGAATTTTTGATGGAGGTTTGAATTCTCATATTTATAGAAGAGCTCCTGTGGGGGTTCCTCAAAACCTTGGATATAGATTAGTTAGAACTGTAAAAAATTATGTTGGGCCTAGTAAGGCTCCTATTGGAGGGAACTCTATTCATAAGGAAAATTATACCAGAGAGGAGAATCTCAATTATAGAAACCAAAATACAAGAAAAGGATATGTAAATAAAATGTATCAGTATTTAGCGGATTCAAGCCAATTTCCTCCTCTACCAAAAGAAATGTATGTAGGTGATATAGAGTTTCTAACACGTCCAATTTCTTCGGAGCCAAGTGCAATAAAAGTTAAAAGATTCCCCACAAACTCTCAGGATGGTGAGACAAATGTGAGCCAAGTAAAAGGCTCTACTCCTGGGAAGGGAAGGGAATGGGATAGTATCAATAGAGGAACATTTTGCACAGTATATAAGGTAAGGCATAATGAATGTGTTGCAGCTGTAAAATGTCCccaaaaaagaattcatgATTCAGACCCATTAATGTCAAGATATAGATGTTATACTGAATGGAAGTTACTTTATAGGTGTAACAGGCATCCGAATATCTTAAATCTAATTGGAGGAATCAGGattaatgaatatgaaATTTGGTTGGTAACGGAATATATCAGGACAGGTGATTTATTCAAGTTGATTCATGGTAATGGTTCTCGTAGTAAAGCTTTTAGAGAAAGCGTAGAATATAGGTACAAAGTGATGTATCAATTGGCAGATTCAATAAGATTTTTACACTCTTTGTCTCCAAAAATAGTACATAAAGATCTCAagtcaaataatattcttattGATGAGAATTACAATATTCGAATTTGTGATTTTGGTGATGCTGAGGAACTCCATTATAATACTATAACATGCTGTACAGCAGTTACATGGCAATATGCGCCTCCGGAAATTGTGGGGTGTACTGACCCAGCGAGGCCTAATTCAAACGCTAATGAGAAGGTGGACGTTTGGAGTATGGGTTGCATCTTTTTAGAAATCTTATGCAAGAGGACTCCTTTGCAGCATATTTTGGATAAAGTTGATGAAAGTGGTAAGCACTCAACACTCTATAACCTGATTCATTCAAACAAAATTGAAGGAGAATTGAAAATTCCTCCACTTCCCGATTCTTTATACAACTTGATTACCATGTGTCTAAGACCCAATCCTGATCTCAGGGCATCTTCAAAGGAAGTATTTGATTATCTAGTCAATAACGAgaagaagatattgaaaCAATTGAGttatattaatcaataCAAATTGAGTAGTGGCCATTCAATTGTGAATAATCAAAAGAATGATATTAAAGCTTTATCTCAGTTAAGAGCTGTATAA
- a CDS encoding N-terminal domain cerevisiae Yos9p-like that is involved in GPI-anchored protein transport in the golgi, a cation independent mannose-6-po4 receptor like conserved Cys motif and a C-terminal E. coli yccV like domain that is also present in eukaryotes, sig translates to MNFIFGAILWGLLIFPALFQKCHGNKYRTNLDKYTKIYQYQTSEIELYFPNNDIFENERENSQAKEEIKDLKSTKVSDIRYSFMKLGRKEFLCGFEGYGKNDSLNLSEETNQSWDNMNSKVKNYLKKSKISWLMERCFIYTKKKDINNGIHVQVDNFEICVGVSVRHKRQIIDKETSDNILESQFNIVGDYKPTEDTFYENGTIIQYYNPAIENLKGDSGYSASIEFKCSYNKSGISQVTEDVNKEFKPVIKVDFLSPSFCDWRVDESKNITSLHKLESLLLPLENRCQNFTDSRFWNYELCNLYVVSQFKKDSSTQELRLFNLGIHPNTAQILNITDDLEEYLSKNLISNIVNTIKPGRVSLLENITTKIEPRNINELISGKYVHSKYVITVMLLNGTYCPENNQKRSIKLVFECPDNFESISDYFRIVNVIEDSTCNYEMLIISPVICSHPLLMPPPIYKHGRVKCIPKNLIINKLIEDESTEHLFESQETRSESGLVSISQIGNQFEAVNIEYIDSTKNGSSTQHFFTLSDSPRIRSSNLTSPKFLVGQIVQHLWWNYYGVVVGWDWELNAPKQWADNIYQKYPPESRKRPHYLLLVHQEETLFNNSSPIESIPSNLTHTYIPEIALKHVPNLDSDNHFSNKDIIINKYLNTYFSYWSEIHQRFIPNTNSTLWRIYPNDFDKLNERDEL, encoded by the coding sequence AtgaatttcatttttgGAGCAATTTTGTGGGGCTTGTTAATCTTTCCTGCTCTCTTCCAAAAATGTCATGgtaataaatatagaaCAAATTTGGACAAATATACTAAAATTTATCAGTACCAAACAAGCGAAATTGAGCTttattttccaaataatgatatttttgaGAATGAAAGAGAAAATTCCCAGGCTAAAGAGgaaataaaagatttaaagtCAACTAAAGTGAGCGATATTAGGTATAGCTTCATGAAATTAGGTAGAAAAGAATTTCTATGTGGTTTTGAGGGATATGGAAAAAATGATAGCCTTAATTTATCAGAAGAGACTAATCAATCTTGGGATAATATGAATTCTAAAGTCAAGAACTATTTAAAGAAGAGTAAAATTTCATGGTTAATGGAACGGTGCTTCATATATACAAAGAAgaaagatattaataatggtaTTCATGTCCAAGTAGATAACTTTGAAATATGTGTCGGTGTTTCAGTTCGTCACAAAAGACAGATAATTGACAAAGAAACCAGTGACAATATATTAGAAAGTCAGTTCAATATTGTAGGCGATTATAAACCTACGGAAGACACATTTTATGAAAATGGAACAATCATCCAGTACTATAACCCAGCGATAGAAAACTTAAAAGGAGATTCTGGGTATTCGGCTTCAATTGAGTTTAAATGTAGCTATAATAAATCAGGAATCAGTCAAGTAACAGAAGATGTTaacaaagaatttaaaCCTGTGATTAAAGTAGACTTTTTGTCCCCTTCATTTTGTGATTGGAGGGTAGACGAAAGCAAGAATATTACATCTTTGCATAAGCTGGAATCTTTACTGCTACCATTAGAAAACAGATGCCAAAACTTTACGGATTCAagattttggaattatGAGCTTTGTAATCTGTACGTCGTATCTCAGTTCAAAAAAGACTCCTCAACTCAAGAATTGAGACTATTCAATTTAGGAATTCATCCAAACACTGCTCAAATACTAAATATAACAGATGATTtagaagaatatttatctaagaatttaatttcaaatatagtTAATACAATAAAGCCTGGTAGAGTTTCtttacttgaaaatataacAACAAAAATCGAACCAAGAAACATAAACGAGTTGATTTCTGGAAAATATGTGCATAGTAAATATGTTATCACAGTAATGTTGTTAAATGGAACTTATTGTCCAGAAAATAATCAGAAAAGAAGTATTAAATTAGTATTCGAATGCCCTGATAACTTTGAGAGTATCTCTGATTATTTTAGAATAGTAAATGTTATTGAGGATTCAACATGTAATTATGAAATGTTAATCATTTCCCCCGTAATCTGCTCTCACCCTTTGTTGATGCCTCCTCCAATTTATAAGCACGGGAGAGTCAAATGCATACCTaagaatttgattattaacaaattaATAGAGGATGAATCTACAGAGCATTTGTTTGAATCTCAAGAAACAAGAAGTGAAAGTGGACTAGTTAGTATTAGTCAAATTGGCAATCAATTTGAAGCAGTTAATATAGAATATATAGATTCGACCAAGAATGGGAGCAGTACTCAACATTTCTTTACTCTGAGCGATTCTCCCAGGATTAGGAGCTCTAACCTAACTAGTCCAAAATTTTTGGTTGGTCAGATTGTGCAACATTTATGGTGGAACTATTATGGCGTCGTAGTTGGGTGGGATTGGGAACTAAATGCACCAAAACAATGGGCAGACAAcatttatcaaaaatacCCTCCAGAATCAAGGAAAAGGCCTCACTATTTGTTACTAGTTCATCAGGAAGAAACTCTCTTCAACAATTCATCGCCAATTGAATCTATTCCATCAAATCTCACACACACGTACATTCCAGAAATTGCATTAAAGCACGTTCCCAACTTAGATTCTGACAATCATTTCTCCAACAAAgatatcattattaataaatatctaAACACGTACTTCTCCTATTGGTCAGAAATCCATCAGAGATTTATACCTAACACAAATAGTACCCTTTGGAGAATTTACCCGAATGATTTCGACAAACTAAACGAAAGGGACGAACTATAG
- a CDS encoding 13 kda membrane protein subunit (transcripts identified by EST; cryptosporidium parvum, sporozoites, peptide, 119 aa), which translates to RMAATFGAHNMHKHDLATKPHLMKQIRSGFDIRTQSKFLIIKHRQLSTHPSNYVENTAIRTSIIISHNLEQICATID; encoded by the coding sequence AGGATGGCAGCAACTTTTGGCGCGCACAACATGCATAAACATGACCTTGCAACTAAACCTCACCTAATGAAACAAATTCGAAGCGGATTCGACATCCGAACACAATCTAAATTTCTCATCATCAAGCACCGCCAGTTATCTACACATCCCTCTAATTATGTTGAAAACACTGCCATTAGAACATCAATTATCATCTCCCATAATCTCGAGCAAATTTGCGCCACAATAGATTAA
- a CDS encoding beta transducin ortholog with WD40 repeats — protein sequence MEVNSSNLLVPLHSIGFVTDEVPFALEKLGDEYFIVVATGHYYQVYDLDQLRIKYISQRMENRIENLVTKYETVYVSMGNKIVGYNRHEKTFEIEHNSRVKGMLVLGELLISWDKETIIVSEIDSNRLKCEILVDMDVSEEIVTILHPVTYLNKVLVVTSKGCELWNINTKKMIHRFSSIQVVLNASKSMKNKIDNNDKQKIITAVASSHPDIVGIGTQNGMVYTLDIANDIILLSLEHMPEQKGVRSVSFCSEKAILISGCENGDIVLWDLENARVLSILDSAHESEVVKVQFVPGVLMFITSGKDNALLEFVIDNQNSPPRELRSRRGHLSSIIKTQFYNALPEKSRDLLCISNFRNCGYLGKTSTIQQHQNRIFSQNSLKKKFNEKYQFPFSRLPPIIDFSFAESRHFDWPNIVTIHQGMHEVFVWSGHNFALTPNLITLENVQRLDKNKQSKSNQSQNFVSHGLTVKRKSLPLAKAISVSGCGNYVVVGYSDGSIHRFNLQSCIHSGQLILPDNSEINQPTMEILSIHISHSTMVLCIIRDLDNYYLSTWSVKPIKYLNTKIILSRASVLSNIETQEVFISKLFGYLLALGLSDGRVILYDFQSQVISREFQCGHHHILDITMSSDNRWIAVSTKNSELFIFDIISSNLLDWVKFKSPAICCVFDHSDAFLITSHDQSKGLLSVWANKHALSISVGIEGLSNPPSEPYYIDDPPNRVLYFEDSDQTLKNDKDSTKASESSDNTNLSDFDLPENGDYDPSLIDRKLMSFSGIPFSTLQAILFIDEIKERNKPIEPPKKPESAPFFLPNTTEFSSTIHKPSKESDNEEIISKDLAESKDPSSSLKTELQELLEKTSLDDSDSFLSITKLLKSKSPSGVNLLLRQLGPLSGGSFQEIAQMIHYFNISISKRTDSELIQTYLNIFLKIHSTTILENESEFKDFQDIILKLNNLVKSDWDSLQDRLHNISCFLKFVTNIQMD from the coding sequence ATGGAGGTGAACTCGAGTAATTTGTTAGTTCCTTTACATAGTATAGGATTTGTGACAGATGAAGTTCCATTTGCATTGGAGAAGCTAGGagatgaatattttattgtAGTTGCAACAGGTCACTACTATCAAGTATATGACTTGGACCAACTAAggattaaatatatatctCAGAGGATGGAGAATAGAATAGAGAATTTGGTTACAAAGTATGAGACTGTTTATGTATCTATGGGCAATAAAATTGTTGGTTATAATAGGCATGAAAAAACGTTTGAGATTGAACATAACTCAAGAGTAAAAGGAATGCTTGTTCTTGGTGAATTATTGATTTCATGGGATAAGGAGACCATAATAGTTTCTGAGATAGATTCTAATAGACTAAAATGTGAAATTCTGGTTGATATGGATGTCTCCGAAGAAATTGTCACAATTTTACATCCAGTCACATATTTGAACAAGGTATTAGTAGTTACATCGAAAGGATGTGAACtttggaatattaatactaaaaaaatgatacatagattttcttcaatacaAGTTGTTTTAAATGCTTCCAAAAGTATGaagaataaaattgataataacGATAAgcagaaaataattactgCAGTAGCAAGCTCTCATCCAGATATAGTTGGGATTGGAACTCAAAATGGGATGGTGTATACACTAGATATTGcaaatgatattattttactttCTCTCGAGCATATGCCTGAGCAGAAAGGGGTGAGAAGTGTAAGCTTTTGCTCTGAAAAGGCCATTTTGATTTCAGGTTGTGAAAATGGAGATATTGTACTATGGGATTTAGAAAATGCACGAGTTTTAAGTATATTAGACTCTGCTCATGAATCTGAGGTTGTTAAAGTTCAGTTTGTTCCAGGTGTTTTAATGTTTATTACCTCCGGTAAAGATAATGCACTATTGGAATTTGTTATTGATAACCAAAATTCTCCACCTAGAGAACTTAGATCTAGGAGAGGGCACTTAAgctcaataattaaaacaCAGTTCTATAATGCTCTTCCAGAAAAAAGTAGAGACTTACTTTGTATTAGTAACTTTAGGAATTGTGGTTATCTTGGAAAAACATCTACAATACAACAACATCAAAATCGCATTTTTTCGCAAAACTCTCTTAAAAAGAAGTTTAATGAAAAGTATCAATTCCCCTTTAGCAGGTTACCACCTATAATAGATTTCTCATTTGCAGAATCTAGGCATTTTGACTGGCCAAATATAGTAACTATTCATCAAGGAATGCATGAAGTATTTGTTTGGAGTGGGCATAACTTTGCATTAACTCCAAATTTAATAACATTAGAGAACGTCCAAAGGCTTGACAAAAATAAGCAATCTAAGAGTAATCAATCCCAAAATTTTGTATCGCATGGTCTAACagttaaaagaaaatctcTACCTTTAGCAAAAGCCATCTCAGTTTCAGGTTGTGGAAACTATGTAGTTGTTGGATACTCTGATGGATCCATACATAGATTTAATCTACAATCATGTATTCATTCTGGGCAATTAATTCTTCCTGataattctgaaattaaTCAACCAACTATGGAAATTCTTTCAATACATATTTCACACTCCACAATGGTTCTTTGCATTATAAGAGATTTGGATAATTACTACTTATCAACATGGTCGGTTAAGcctattaaatatttaaataccAAGATTATCCTAAGTAGAGCTTCTGTTCTATCAAATATAGAGACTCAAGAAGTGTTTATTTCCAAGCTGTTTGGATATTTATTAGCTTTAGGATTATCCGATGGCAGGGTTATTCTTTATGACTTCCAATCACAAGTAATTTCTAGAGAATTCCAATGTGGTCATCATCATATTTTAGATATTACAATGTCTTCAGACAATAGGTGGATTGCAGtttcaacaaaaaatagtgaactttttatatttgatataatttcttcaaaccTTTTGGATTGGgtcaaattcaaatctCCAGCTATTTGCTGTGTATTTGATCATTCAGATGCATTTCTAATAACATCTCATGATCAATCAAAGGGATTACTTTCTGTTTGGGCAAATAAACATGCCTTAAGCATTTCAGTTGGAATTGAAGGTTTATCAAATCCTCCATCTGAACCTTATTATATAGATGATCCTCCTAATAGAGTACTTTACTTTGAAGATTCAGACCAAACTTTAAAGAATGATAAAGATTCTACAAAGGCATCAGAATCTAGTGACAATACAAATTTGTCTGACTTTGATCTTCCTGAAAATGGAGACTATGATCCTTCCTTAATAGACAGAAAACTAATGTCATTTTCTGGAATTCCATTTTCAACTCTTCAAGCAATCttatttattgatgaaattaaagaaagaaacAAACCAATTGAACCACCAAAGAAACCAGAGAGTGCTCCATTTTTTCTACCAAATACTACAGAATTCTCATCTACAATTCATAAACCCTCGAAAGAAAGCGATAATGAGGAAATAATCTCAAAAGATTTGGCAGAATCTAAAGATCCAAGTTCATCACTTAAGACTGAGCTCCAAGAACTTTTAGAAAAAACTTCCTTGGATGATTCAGACTCTTTTTTAAGTATTACTAAGCTTTTAAAATCCAAATCTCCTTCTGGTGTAAATCTTCTTTTGAGACAATTAGGGCCTCTCAGTGGAGGATCTTTCCAAGAAATTGCTCAAATGATACATTACTTTAATATATCTATATCAAAAAGAACAGATTCTGAGTTGATTCAAACATACCTAAATATCTTTCTTAAAATTCATTCCACAACAATACTGGAAAATGAATCggaatttaaagattttcaAGATATTATTCTTAAGCTTAATAACCTTGTAAAGAGTGACTGGGACTCTCTCCAAGACAGGCTTCATAATATCTCATGTTTTCTAAAGTTTGttacaaatattcaaatggATTAA
- a CDS encoding hypothetical protein (similar to small nuclear ribonucleoprotein) — protein sequence MQKYINYRIRVTVQDDRVMVGNLMAFDRHMNLVLSDCQEYRRVKKGEESKELKRSLGLIMLRGENIVTFVAEAPPKNQSTKPVEPTFAGNIQTIARGPPLIPPPMIPPGQFPLINPSIGGLPIPPPGVPPLPPNIHGNK from the coding sequence ATgcaaaaatatataaattatagAATAAGAGTAACTGTTCAAGATGACAGAGTTATGGTTGGGAATCTTATGGCATTTGATAGACATATGAATTTGGTCTTATCTGATTGCCAAGAATATAGACGTGTAAAGAAAGGAGAAGAGTCAAAAGAGCTAAAGAGATCTCTCGGATTAATAATGCTTAGAGGGGAAAATATTGTGACTTTCGTTGCAGAGGCACCCCCAAAGAATCAATCAACTAAGCCTGTTGAACCTACTTTTGCAGGAAATATTCAGACTATAGCTAGAGGTCCGCCTTTAATTCCTCCTCCTATGATACCTCCTGGGCAATTCCCACTAATTAATCCTTCAATTGGAGGCCTACCCATTCCACCTCCAGGAGTCCCTCCTTTACCTCCAAATATTCATGGTAATAAATag
- a CDS encoding golgi transport SNARE BOS1 secretory pathway protein, possible transmembrane or GPI anchor at C-terminus — translation MSLETLSALYPKATKSKNEAERLLEQFELGLDRSIALQQRLSAILNDFCRQVTELKQVLDKLKSSKSIDRSQEKIWDRRIDNLVSDSNSLRESISKQLDHIHKSQIEEQKKLSYSSPEKNSGVGALIREKAIWQESHIAIDHALEQARSIVFNLKNQNRMLKSVRKKALDMASRLGISHSLLSNIERRNLVDQILVYGCILLTSLIFITIYLFIHYVYRK, via the coding sequence atgagTTTAGAAACACTCTCTGCTTTGTATCCAAAGGCAACAAAGTCTAAAAATGAGGCAGAAAGGCTGCTAGAGCAGTTTGAGTTGGGGTTGGATCGTTCAATTGCTTTACAACAAAGGTTATCAGCTATCCTTAATGATTTTTGCAGGCAAGTAACAGAATTAAAACAAGTTCTTGATAAACTAAAATCCTCCAAATCTATTGACCGCTCTCAAGAAAAGATTTGGGATCGAAGAATTGATAATTTAGTATCTGATTCCAATTCTTTAAGAGAATCTATTTCAAAGCAGTTAGACCATATTCACAAAAGTCAGATTGAAGAGCAGAAGAAATTATCATATTCTTCTCCAGAAAAGAATAGTGGGGTCGGAGCCCTAATACGTGAAAAAGCTATTTGGCAAGAGAGCCATATTGCTATTGATCATGCACTAGAGCAAGCAAGAAGTATTGTTTTTAATCTAAAAAACCAAAATAGAATGCTTAAATCTGTAAGGAAAAAAGCCCTAGATATGGCCAGTCGATTAGGAATCAGCCATTCCTTGCTTTCAAATATCGAGAGACGAAACCTAGTTGACCAGATTCTAGTTTATGGATGCATTCTCCTTACATCActgatttttattactatttatttatttattcactATGTTTATCGTAAGTGA